Proteins from one Chloroflexota bacterium genomic window:
- a CDS encoding nitroreductase, producing the protein MNTIDALNSRYCCRAFKPDPVSKETVLKILEAATRAPSWANTQPWEIYVASGEVLERLRQAYLKNLQEQAAGHPDLPRPQSWPLALQKRTEDLMDRRSQLLGIARDDSAGRKTMMQANHKFFGAPVVIYLCMNRALTPWSVFDLGSLSQSIMLAARDNGLDTAVAVMLVAYPDLIRAHLEIPDDLSIIIGIALGSNDPNNPGNRFRSPRRSLSEVVHLKGF; encoded by the coding sequence ATGAATACTATTGATGCGCTCAATTCCCGATACTGCTGCCGAGCTTTCAAACCTGACCCAGTAAGCAAAGAGACGGTGCTGAAGATTCTCGAAGCCGCCACGCGAGCCCCTTCGTGGGCCAACACGCAGCCTTGGGAAATCTACGTTGCCAGCGGTGAGGTGCTGGAACGATTGCGCCAAGCGTATTTGAAGAATCTCCAAGAACAAGCGGCAGGCCATCCGGACCTTCCTCGCCCACAATCATGGCCTCTTGCCTTGCAAAAGCGTACAGAGGATCTAATGGACAGACGTTCGCAACTCCTTGGGATTGCCCGTGATGACAGTGCTGGGCGAAAGACCATGATGCAGGCCAACCACAAATTCTTCGGTGCTCCGGTCGTGATTTATCTATGCATGAATCGCGCCCTCACTCCGTGGTCGGTATTCGATCTCGGGTCGTTGTCTCAGAGCATCATGCTGGCAGCCAGAGACAATGGCCTGGATACGGCAGTGGCGGTTATGCTGGTGGCCTATCCCGATCTGATCCGGGCTCATTTGGAAATCCCTGACGATCTGTCAATCATCATTGGGATAGCGCTCGGCTCCAATGACCCAAACAATCCTGGAAACAGGTTCCGCAGCCCGCGCCGCTCACTTTCAGAGGTCGTGCACCTCAAGGGTTTCTGA